In Brachionichthys hirsutus isolate HB-005 chromosome 20, CSIRO-AGI_Bhir_v1, whole genome shotgun sequence, the genomic stretch GCCTTGGTGTCCGTGTGTGTCGCTGCGTAAGAGGACACGGCGGTGCTGGCCCGGTACGATCCCTCGTCCCGGGCCAAGCGAGGAGGGGCGATGTCTGACACGTTTTATTCCTGGGGCTTAACTCCAAAGCAGCTTCAGCGTGTACACGGAGCTATTAAAGCAGCgcatttgctgctgtttttactTCCTCGGTTTCAGGCTGAGTTTCGGTTTGTGGGTCTGTCTCAGATGAGGAGCTCCAGTGAAATGCGCCGAGTTATTAGTGAATGTTTACACGACAGAAAATGCAGCTTTGAACAGCAGGCGGATCAagataaataatatttaatattaatttaatgcaCGTCAGCTGTCTGCTCCTTTGCATGAATCACAGCTCGGTCTTTAGCACTTGTCTAAGCCTCTGATCACTGacggcgcgcacacacacacacacacacaggtacgtTGTGTGTCGCGGTCTGAAGCCGGGATCAGACGCCGTCAGAGAATACATGTTCAGAGTCAACCTGAAAATGAACCAGCTCAGGAACACGGACGCCGACGTCACAGATGTGGTTCCTCTGAGCATCGTCAAGGAAGACGCTGATTTCTATCAGTACATGGTCAACTCCAACGAGAGGTAGAGACACGCAGCGTCAGAAAAAGCCTTCGTGTTGGTTTCAAACTCATCGACTGACAAAGGATGCGTTCGCTCTGCAGACTCTGTGCGGTCCAGATCAAGGCCCTGGCAAAGATTCAGGCCTTCGTCGTTGACCCGTGAGTGACTTCTGGGGTCGTGTACTTTATACCGGACTGTGTTTATGCAGGCAAAAAAGAGGAGTGACGTTGTATTTGTTTCTCTAGAACTCTGTCAGAGCCGAGGCAAGCGGACATCAGGAAGGAATGTCTGAAGCTTTGGAGGGTTGGTGGAGAAACTCCCACAATGCACTCATTTGGACTAAAACGCAACAAAGTACTGCACCTTTAGATGTCATTCATTGTtcagatgcattttatttccaaTTCCAGGTCCCTGATAAGGCCAGAGTCGCTCCTGCTTCCGCGGACCCAAAGTCCAAATTCTATGAACTTGTTAAGGTCAGTTCATTAATATGGGATATTTCTTTAcaccatttaaaatgaattgaaagtagaaaaaaaagagcattttgAGTGCACGAGTAAAGTTTGGATATCCCCCAATGTTGTTGGTCCGGAACCAGATTTTTGAAGAACTATGGACgtttaaaatgttaaagtgTTCTCTTTCTACTGCACCTCAGAATTCAGATGTGGAAACGCTCCAGTCTAAACTCACGCCTCTCAACTCCAGCACACTTGAGAAACTGCGGCATGTCCTGGATcacaggtgcattgtgggaggcGGAGAGCAGGTCTTCCTTCTGGGGCTGGGGGTGAGTCTTCAGAGACACGCCGCACCTAAATGCAGCTCTTGAACTTGAGCCCAGTTTCTGTTCTTGACGGCAGGAGGCGGCTCACGGATCTCTATCAGCTGTTTTACgtttctcctctcctcgctgTTTGTGCAGAAGTCTCAGATATACACGTGGGATGGAAAGATGCCTTTGCGTTGGAAGAAACTAGAGAATTTCAAGCTTGAGCTGCCAAGGGATACACTTTTAAGTGTGGAGATCATCCAGGAGCTAAAGGGCGaggtgaggagagaggaagagggattCTGGGAGCTGGTTTACTGATACCTCCGCTAAATCAGCGGCGATGGAAATACACTCGAACAAAGTCGTTACTTGTTTCTCGTTCTTTGCGTTTCACCATCATCAGGGCAAAGCTCAGCGTAGAATCAACGCGGTTCACGTCATGGACGCTCTGGTACTGAATGGAACCGATGTAAGAGATAAACACTTCAACCAGAGGTACGGCACGCCGCCGCGGCACACGGCAACCGGCGCCGGCTGCTTTTCTGTTCACTAAAAGCCTCTTCCTGTCCAGGATCCAGATGGCTGAGAAGTTTGTGAAGGCAGTCGCCAAACCCAGCAGAACAGACATGAACCCGATCAGGTGTTCGACTATTGATTAGAGATGTTATCCACGGGGTTAAATGCATGCCTTGTCATTTAGCCGCAGAGATCCTTTCTGACGGCGTATATAAATACTGGAGGGTGTCTGGGTGCTTTAGGCGTGAAACCCATCAATGTTTAACTAACCCCATGGCAGTTTGTGTTAAGAACGAAAGGACTTGCCTCAGACACaaagatttactgtgtgtgtcttgAATGTAACGTCTCTCATGTCAAACAAGAGTGAAGGAGGTTTACAGGCTGGAGGAAATGGAGAAAATCTTCGTCAGGTACGACCGAGctcaccgtcatcatcatcatcatcatcaagtcaAGTTTCATAGAAgaacttttttcttcttttcctcgTCCAGACTCGAGATGAAGGTGACGAAGAGTTCCGGAGGCGTCCCGCGTCTGTCCTACACGGGCAGAGATGACCGACATTTCCTTCCCACAGGCCTTTACATCATTAAGACCGTCAGCGGTGCGTAGACGCGTCTGTGTTGTCCGCTGATCGAGGGCGTCGAGTCGGGGAGCTCTGATGTCTCCCCCCTGTTCTCAGAGCCGTGGACGATGGCATGCAGTAAAAACTCCAAGATGAAGTTCTTCTTCAATAAGATGACCAAGGAGTCCACCTACAACATGCCccccgctgctgctgcccccttCCAGTGAGCGCCTtcctctctccacacacacacacacacacacacgcgtcatCAGTTCAGCCCTGATTTTAATCGGTTTGCTCTTTCTGTTCCGTTTGCTTCTGTCATGGCAGCCCTTTGACACTTTCTCCCTCTTCCTGTTCAGCGTCTGCCACTCTGAGCGGCTCTTCTGGGCCTGGGTCGACGGGGTGATCGTCCACGACTCCCAAACGCGAGTGGACCCGGAGAAACTGTCCAAAGACGATGTTCTGTCTTTTGTCCACCAGAATTACCAACCCTgaaaggaggggaaggagggcGCTGTCGTTGTCACATGCTGCTTGGATATTTATTTTGACAGTACAAAGGGATTTACCAAACGTTCTATGGTCTCATAGATGCATTTATTAAACTGATAAACAACTTTAGGGCCATTTTGAAGCCTACTATTTCATATTTCTAGGTTGCAACTGGACTTTCGGACTGGAGTGGACTTTTTATGATGTGTAGCTTGGAGACAtctctgccttttcctttgTCCCTGGCCCTGATTGATTGAGATTCACCTCAcagactaacacacacacacacacacacagagctgctgtCTCTGCATTGCATGAGCCTCTAAGTAAACTTCTTACAgttcctcgtgtgtgtgtgtgtgtgcgtgcgcgtacgTCACCAGAGAGATGCATGTGTGAGTTTAATGAGGCTGAACAGAACTGTAAATGTTAAACTATGCACCTATAGCTTTAAACACCTGCTAGAGACACACGTCAGCGTCGATCCCCTTTATCCTCCCCATCAGAGCAGCATTGATGACACTGAATAGATGTAGCAGCGTCTCCCCGTTTGTGTCGGGTCTGTCGGACTGTGCTTTAGAGTTTGCTTTGACGCCAACGCCGCTGTGATGGTGATCGTGTTCCTTACATATCACAAAATGTTAGTATTTCTAAAGTTAGCCTTCGAATGCATTTGATGTAAATAATAGTAATGTAGTGAATAAATGCTGTTGTAAGAAAGCTACAGGCTCTGTGTGATGATAACCGCCTCGACAGTGCAGGGTCTGCTTTCTTTTCTGtgtctttcctttctctctctcttattggACAGTTTTAACATTCCCCAAAGGCAAATACTGTGACTTTAATATCAAGTCTTTTAGCATCAATATTCTGggtgactctgaccggcccctGTAAGTCtaattggaaatgacaaaataaacacattttctaattttacctcatgcatggactaaaactgcattcagtgacagttcagtGTGATGTttctgtgatgtctttaggatgctgaGAAGCtccacacaactttccaacagcATATTAAACTTAAAATgagttttagagtgaatgtgactgaaaatgttcactaatatgagtcacaaatggtaaaacgttcacatttatgtTACCATTTTGCACTTTGAGACTTGGTTGCCAGGTATAAAGtgtattataaataaaatatattattattagtagcagtagtgctcttattttgaaaacgGGCTCACTCAGCCAACCGGAAGCCGTGGATTACGCAACAGGAAGCTAAAGCGACACCGTAAATTGAAGGGTAATTTCGTCCTTATCTTTTACAAcatcaaagaaaacaacattattTTAGCACCGCCCCAGACACTTAACGGCCGTTCTGAgacgcagccaatcagatcgccGAGATAAGATGATGTTTGTATCGCTGGTGACGTCATGAGACTCTGACAGGTCGTTCGCGTTAACCTGCACCACGTGACGCTTCACCTAACTCTCCCTTTGCTGCTTCCAGAAGTTCTTCTCGGAGTTTCTTTACGTTGAACCTCTTTGATCCAGTCATGCTGAAAACTGTGCAACAAGCTCTGTTCTCGACGGGACTGCAGAATCCCACATTCACCAAGGAGGGGAACGAGGTGagccctttggggggggggggggtaatgaaccCTGAGGAGTcttattgccttggtggtttcggccctttctttgtttcctgaagtatctggactctctaccagtcatttagaactgaggAAGCCTCTTGGACGAGACGTGAAAAGGTTCCAGTCGTCACTTAACTCCATCGCgtattgatttttctttttgacctGACGgatgagttgtgtgtgtttttagcaggGGGCCGATTATGAGACGCGTAGCTACCGTGCGGCTAGGTGGGCGAGCACCACTCTGAGTGGGATGCATCTGGACGCAGCCTTGAGCGGGGGCTTCCGCAGGCTCTTCAGCTACATCCAGGGCAACAACCACAACAGTAAGGACGACACGCTGCCTTCTTCTGTACtttgaggtgttttttttggggggggggggcactaccAAACCAAATGCTACAGAATGAATCGGTGTGAACACAAGCAAGCGCCGATTCAATGCAAAGGTCAATAAAAAACCGAAGTGGACTTTGTTACTCAGCGGTTTTTCCTCAGAGCGCTTGCAGCATTTCTCTTTCGAGTATTTAGTACCTGTGTGTTTTACAAAAGCTGATTTACATGCCGGACCAGTAATGCTGCCTTTATTTCCATGCTTAATGGCTGTCAGGTGGGATTTTctttctgcatttctgtctttgGACTCGGTTAAAATCGTTTCGCTATTTATCAGGTTTTGTGATCGACACACCGGGATTGGTCTGTGAAACACAACATTTTAGAGAAGCAACCGCCTCGCGTCCTGAGAGTGACCCTTGACCCTCAGAGGTGAAGGTGGCGATGACGGCCCCGGTGACGTGCCGCGTGGACCCCGGAGCCGGACCTGCGTGTGAATCTCACTTCACCGTGTCCTTCTTCCTCCCGGAGGAGTGTCAGGATAATCCACCGGCGCCGAGCGACCCGGATGTGTTCGTGGAGAACAGGAAGGAGTTCACCGCCTACGTCAGGTTGGGAGCAGAAAGCGACCGAGACGACACACGAAGCCTTAGAAGCAAATGACTTCCTGGCACGCACTCGCCTCCTCTTTGTTCTTTCAGGACGTACAGCGGTTTCTCCAATGAGAAGATGAAGCGCGAAGAACTCCTGAAACTCCTGGAAAGCCTGCAGAGAGACGGAGCGCCGCACGTTGAGCAGCCGTTCTACGCAGCCGGGTACGACAGCCCCTTCAAACTGACCAACCGCAGGAACGAGGTCTGGGTCCTCAAACGGGATCTCCTCCCATAATATACGTTTGAGTGTGACGACGCTCATTAATGGGGGAAAGAATCATTACACTAATAAAAGTGTGTTGGATAAAGTTTACGTCAATGATCTACATTTTTGAGTCACTGAAGGCCTCAAATAGGCCGAGGAGCACTAAGCTGCAGTGGAACAATATGTCCAGCAGATGGAGCTAAGGAGTCATGACATGGAGAATGTTTCTGCAAATATGCTTCATATTTTTCCAGTGAGGAACacgtttagattttttttttgtatagaACATAGCATCGTTGGTTTGATCCCCTCTTTGACGCTAGTTACAGGGACCAGCGTGGAACTTTGGGTTCTCCTCGGATGGGATCCGTTGGGACTAACAGTTGGTTTCCTGCTGTCCTGCTTCACGACGCTGGTGCTGAAGAAAGGCTGAGTCATGCTAAATCTGTACCAGTCATGCTGCATCGCTCAAGTccgacaaaaaataataataatttaatgatCTGCTTGTGATCAAAGGCCGCTGTAGCCTCGAGGCCTTCAAAAAAATCTAGTtgatgaatttattttaaagcccattatttaaaaaaaataatctaccTCAAAGGattctctttccttttctttctctgtgtaAATGTGCCTCCGTATCGGGACTGCTGCAGAAGCTTCGCTGAGCTGCAGGGGATTCATTTCAGACGTCCTCCATGCTTTTTACCGGCCGGATGAATTCCTGGCCACCGTTCACGCCACCCTTTATTCCATCTCATCCTCCCCTCGGTCGGGTTTACATCTGCTGACTCATCCTTATTTATTTGTGGCCGAATTGTTCCGATACTCAGCAGAagtgaaccacacacacacacacacacacacacacaccctgtgtGTTGTTCCTCAGTCAGATCCATGTCACCGTGATAAGAGAGGTCAGTCAACCTTTGCTGAGGCAGCTGAACAGCTCGCTGCCGTTTCATCCGTTCGTCCGGCCTTTCTCCTGGAATCAGGAAGTTGAGGTTTATTTTAAACGGGAACAAACAAAggcatttctttaaaaaaacagaagtaacattttaggcccgagcgcctatcctaggcgtaaggggctattgcttttgcaacgcagaagacgacctACAAACACAaattttgaaccaagctcagaaccggcgaaaaattaattattttatgtgttttaaaattgggcattaaaaagtggcgcgccagcgccacctacaacaatcaaaatgcattgtgcttatggggaggggtccgacacCAACTTTGTCAGACatccacgaaatttggtacagacatgcgttaagtcagggcaaaaaaaaatattattatggccacgcccccagacacacaggaaggcggccatattggattgaaacttaaaaactcctgatggcagatggccatataatccaaataacgatttgactaaactgtgagctactcatgcagctcaaatctaaacacttgtgaagcactcaggacaaaagcggcgtgcatcggcgggtcagctcaacggcctgtcggccggcgagggcctacaacgccgcctGCGGCTTTAATTGGCTTTGTTCATCCCACAGCCCTTACTGTAAATAATCTGGAGGTTCCagcatgtgtttgcatgtctTTTACTCAGAGGTTTAAATTTTCCTTGCAGGCTGACGTTACTTTCATACATCAAAGAGATCTGATTCAAAAATACTTTATCTGTGTTCTCTATTCTTTAGTTAACTTGCAGGTTGCAAACCTCTGAGTTAAGCATTTCCTTTAAAGGGTCATCGCTCATGTTACACTCCTATTTTTATGCTCACACATATGGATCGGCTGCTCCAGAGGAGTCTGCATTTCCTGTTTCGCCGAGTGGATTCTTCTCATCcatcaatcgtctcgtcttcagccgccttgcgggtcacgggtgttgctggagcctatcacagctgaGGGATACGAGGGGatgggtacaccccggacacatCGCCTGCGCATCgaggggccacacatagacagccacactcacacacacacacccctacagacaatttggagtgatcgaTTCACCTGAGATGCATGTTTTgggagatgggaggaaaccggagaaatcCCACGCAGACGCAGGCAGAACacagctgggattcgaacccgggaccttcttgctgtgaggcggcggCACCATTGAGTGTGGTTTCTGGCTTTAAAGCCTTAAAATCACCAATCTGAACCGTCATCGGTTCATCCGAGTCCAAAATATCGTCTGTGCCCGAGTGACAGGAATCCGCTGCAGGACGGGCAGCCTGAAGACCAACGATGCCTCCGACTATCccacacagaaaacaaagagtAAAGAGTAAAACATCACCTTTTTATTACACAGACAAACATCAAAGCCAGAAGCCTCCAGCTCCACTACGACTCAACCGGGGGCGGGAGCTGTGAGACACACAACCGCAGGGCAGCGTGGCTGTCGGAGGGATCTGACCAGCCGCCTCGGCCCACCTCCCGAGACCACATTTACTCAGCTGCAGGTACCAACGGGAGCTTTGTTAAACTCAGCACAAGGGTAGTGGAAGACTTCTTGCATTTACCATCTTAGACGCGCTGCAAAAGTAAAGTGCAGTAAATACCTCGACACGCGAGCCAGCCTGCGAGCCACGCCACACCGCTGTTAGtgctatcgtctgtctcgaaggtaaaactcataataaaatcacttattatattacagtaatactgtacatcatttatatcattgtgtttgtgtatctatatagcaattcaGGTTTTTTTACACTGCTATTgccgttgatttgagtgtttttagacggccggaacggattaatcttttttctgttttatatgggaaaaatgtatttgacttatgagctcggtccaggaacgactTATACTcgcatgtcgaggtattactgtcaTCGCGTGGTGGACTCGGCGTAGTGACTGTGGGACTAACCCGCCCACCAGGCCCCCGTAATCTGACGCCACATTGCAGCTctatgtgaaaataaataatctacaaaaaaaaaaaaaagggagccgCTCCCTTCCAGTAAACAGGGCTCTAAAAATGTACAGTCTTTGAAAATAAGTCACTGTTCCTTAAAACTCCCTTTTCTATGTATTTACATACAGAACTAGACTTCTGATGGTAAAAAGGTCAACAGCGTTATGTCGACTCAGCaacagctggagcagatgtgtgggACAGACAGTCGCACTCGGGTTGTGTTCGCGTCCAGACGGATGTTTCAGCTCTTTGGTAACCAACGCGGTGACGACACACATCTAATGTGATATTTGCTTTACATTTATAGATCCATTCTCCCAAAGACGGGTTATGACATCACTGCTTTATTAAAAGTCtttaaaacatacttttaaaGTTGGAAAGAAAAAATGTCTACGCACAGTGCAACACCTCCAAAGTAAAACTCAATGAAACTGTGTGTTCTGAGCCCTTCTTTCCTGTTTGGGTCGACCCCCTCTAGACCCAGCGATACTTCCTGTTTATCATTAGGGGGCAGCACTGAGCCCTCCACCCTTTTTCTGAGCTGTCAGCTTTACAGCCATAGCTGAGGCTGATCTAGCGGAGTCTGGAGCGCCATGATGTTTTGGACCGTTTCTGATCCAGCCAGCAGCCAGCCTTTAAGATCCACTTCTCTCCCGTACTCTCGCTACATTTCACCACAGCTGCAAGGTCGACCCAAATCCTGTGACCTTTCACCTCCTTCAATTCACCTTAGCTTCCCATCTTCACCTTTCAAAGAAGTTCCCGGGATCCTGAGTGGTACGGAAAAAGCAGCCCAACGAGCGGAAACCAGACGTGAAAGAAACGCGATTTGTCGAACACAAAGGGTGAATCATCAAACGAAGGAGAACAAGTAAGAATCACGAGTGTCTTGAAGAGTGGcaccagaaccaggtcagaataAGTTCAGCCTGGTCCACGATTCCGTGACCTCCGCTCTGACATCAGGACCTGGCGTGTCTGCCCTCTCAGAGACGGTGCCCAAGGGGTGGGGCTAGGTGCGGCGTCTCCAGGGGGCCTCCTATTGGCTCCTCTGACCGTGGCGAGTTCTGCTCCCTGTATCCGACGGGCCTCCCTCTCTAGCTTCTGCTCCCTCCAGATATTGCGCCGTTGGAGTCTTTGAGCGTAGGGAAGGTCCGGCCGTCCGGCGCCGACAGACTCTCGGCAATGTCGCCGTACTCGCCCTCAGCCAGCTCGCCGTCACGCTCACGGATGACTGTCATCGGGCTGCTGAGGATCCGGCTGCGTGAGTTGTACTTGCTGCTGGAGGCGGAGGGAGGTATGCGTGAGCGCCCATATTTGAAGCCACTCGTTGAAAAGGGCGACGAGGTCGgcgaggagaaagaaaaggcctCATAGCGGTTCCACTCCTCGGTTGCCCTCTTCCCGCGGCTGGGGGAGGCGAAGGGGCTGTGCAGCATCGACGGCGAGGAGGGTGCGGCAGCAGGGGCGTCCAGCTCCGACTCGGAGCGCGTTCTCTGGAAGCGGGGATCGGTGGAACGAAGCATCTCCGCGGCCGACATCCTGAAGCTGGTCTCGGAGCGGCTCCCCTTCTTCAGCAGCAAAGCCTTGAAGGAGTCGCTGCTGGTGCACGACTTGCGGAGGTTGCGCTGGATTGAGCCAGACTGTCGTGGCAAGGGGGATCCGGTTCCGGGGGACCCGCCTGTGGGCGTGGCGGGCGGAGATGGCGGGTGGTTCCCACCGCGGGACTTCTCTTCCTCCGACTCCCTACGACCCAGGACTTTACGTTTGGACCTAGGGTAAAGATTTGGATGGTCAGATCGCGTTGAAACTCTTCAAAGGACGAAATCAATTtgtaaaataagtaaaatacTTTAAGGGAAAGTAAATCTGAAGCCGATGGAAGAGCGGGAGGATGAAAAGCAAGAGTGCAGCAGAAAAGCAGTCTGTGGTACCGTTCAGCCCAGCCATGCCCCGACTCGCCTAAAATCCGTGTCCTAGTTTTGCCGTATGCCAACACTGCTTCAAGCGATCACACGTCACAGTGCAAATATTTCAGG encodes the following:
- the hebp2 gene encoding heme-binding protein 2 isoform X2 — its product is MLKTVQQALFSTGLQNPTFTKEGNEGADYETRSYRAARWASTTLSGMHLDAALSGGFRRLFSYIQGNNHNKVKVAMTAPVTCRVDPGAGPACESHFTVSFFLPEECQDNPPAPSDPDVFVENRKEFTAYVRTYSGFSNEKMKREELLKLLESLQRDGAPHVEQPFYAAGYDSPFKLTNRRNEVWVLKRDLLP
- the hebp2 gene encoding heme-binding protein 2 isoform X1, yielding MLKTVQQALFSTGLQNPTFTKEGNEQGADYETRSYRAARWASTTLSGMHLDAALSGGFRRLFSYIQGNNHNKVKVAMTAPVTCRVDPGAGPACESHFTVSFFLPEECQDNPPAPSDPDVFVENRKEFTAYVRTYSGFSNEKMKREELLKLLESLQRDGAPHVEQPFYAAGYDSPFKLTNRRNEVWVLKRDLLP